In Arachis hypogaea cultivar Tifrunner chromosome 17, arahy.Tifrunner.gnm2.J5K5, whole genome shotgun sequence, a single window of DNA contains:
- the LOC112767267 gene encoding WAT1-related protein At4g08290: MSCVMMSKAKPYLLMIGLQFGMAGNYIFGKDILNHGMNRFVFIVYRNAMAAAALSPLAFIFERKSRPKMTLAIFLRIMVLGFLEPVFNQSFNYLGMKYTSASFTSAIMNAVPSITFLLALLTRMEHVKLKEVRSQAKVIGTLVTFGGAVLMGIYKGPGFNLFHSRTQQHHGGGGDPSSSHNHHQIAGALYIFMGCVALSSFYILQSITLKKYPAELSLATLICLAGTGQATVVALVAEHHSQAWALGWDYRLYAPLYTGLVSSAIAYYVQGMVMKMRGPVFTTAFNPLCMIIVAALGSLFLGERLYLGSIIGSIIITMGLYLVVWGKAKDHREETINLKSLPITVTNDSKIDIIGNEHKLDESNIK, translated from the exons ATGAGTTGTGTAATGATGAGTAAGGCAAAGCCATACCTATTAATGATAGGCTTGCAATTTGGTATGGCCGGAAATTACATCTTCGGCAAAGACATTCTTAATCATGGAATGAACCGTTTTGTGTTCATTGTGTATCGTAATGCCATGGCTGCTGCTGCACTTTCCCCTTTGGCCTTCATTTTTGAAAG GAAAAGCAGGCCCAAGATGACACTTGCAATCTTTCTTCGGATTATGGTCCTTGGATTTCTTGA GCCAGTTTTCAATCAAAGCTTCAATTACTTAGGAATGAAATATACTTCGGCTTCATTCACTTCTGCAATTATGAATGCCGTCCCATCCATTACCTTTCTTCTTGCACTTCTTACTcg GATGGAGCATGTAAAATTAAAAGAGGTTAGAAGTCAAGCCAAAGTGATTGGAACCTTAGTAACATTTGGAGGTGCTGTGTTAATGGGAATTTACAAAGGTCCTGGATTCAACCTTTTTCATTCTAGAACACAACAACATCATGGTGGTGGTGGAGACCCTTCCTCATCACACAACCACCACCAAATCGCCGGAGCTCTTTACATTTTCATGGGTTGTGTCGCCTTATCTTCTTTCTACATATTACAG TCGATCACCCTGAAGAAGTACCCGGCGGAGCTCTCATTGGCGACCTTAATATGTTTGGCGGGAACAGGGCAAGCTACGGTGGTTGCACTTGTAGCTGAGCATCACTCTCAAGCTTGGGCTCTTGGTTGGGACTACAGGCTCTATGCTCCTCTTTATACG GGATTGGTTAGCTCAGCAATTGCATACTATGTTCAAGGAATGGTTATGAAAATGAGAGGCCCTGTATTTACAACAGCTTTCAATCCTCTTTGTATGATTATTGTTGCTGCTTTGGGTTCCCTCTTTTTAGGAGAAAGACTTTATCTTGGAAG tATTATTGGAAGCATCATTATTACAATGGGCCTTTACTTGGTTGTGTGGGGCAAAGCCAAGGACCATAGAGAGGaaacaataaatttaaaatcacTTCCAATTACAGTAACCAATGAttcaaaaattgatattattggaaACGAGCACAAATTAGACGAGtccaacataaaataa